The Kryptolebias marmoratus isolate JLee-2015 linkage group LG7, ASM164957v2, whole genome shotgun sequence region GGAAGTTAAAACATCTTATTATAGAGATGAGATCAAAGTTCCCTCTGAACCAGATTCAAACCTGAGTGACATCTGTTTCCTGAAGGTTTAGACACTCAGACCTTCCTCTCTCTGACACTGCAGAGTTCATCAGTGTTTACTGGGATGGAAAAATCATTTCGACATCTGTCCCCTCAGATGTAGTGACCTGTTTTCTGTGCTGACACGGACGCCACCGcggctgtttggtttctttgttATGGCCTGAATGCCTCTGACTGCTGTTTATCTTCAGTTGCTCTTAGGGCAAAGTGTTGTTGACCATCAGCAGGTTGATCAAATGCAAAATGTTAACGTCTGTTAGATAAACATGAGGTCATGAGGTCAAAGCCCAGCTGTATATAATGAGGTCTAAGACACACAAGGTTTGTGGCTGAGAACAAACTGTCTGTGTTACACCTTTGTGCCTTCCAATGTTGCAGTCAGCAGTATTTAACACCATCCTACGGAGGGCCTTGTCTGTCATCACGTATTTCTGTTCTTGTTACATAAAGATTTCCACAATCTTTACCCTTCAGACTGGATTCATCTCTGTAAGATCAGGCCTGCAAAGTCTGTTCACAGGTGTTCATTTACAGATTGTGTTGCTGGGAATTCATCCAgctatttgtttctttctctacagtttgatttgttgtaaacaggcagaaaaaccACCAATAACCTGCTTCTTACTCATGAAATGAGAGGTTTTCCTTACTGAGTGTTTGTTCATCTACAGTAAAacctgtctttatttttattgtactgAGAAAAGATCAAATTAACTTGTTaaattgaaggaatgcatgttacCTGTGTAAAACAGACTCTTACCAGACagaaacatgtattaatgtacGTGTAAAGTGAATCACATGTATTAACATGTTGATgggtgaggtcatgtgagtttatggTGTGTGGGACTGTCTGCACGGCTACAAGATAACAGAGACTGGGGCAGTCAGCTCAGTAGAAACTGAAACCTTCCTGAAGAAACCTgcagaagacaggaaaacaactccATATCTGGTCCTGGACAGATGTCCAGAGGAAGATGAGCCATGGTGTGTGATGNNNNNNNNNNNNNNNNNNNNNNNNNNNNNNNNNNNNNNNNNNNNNNNNNNNNNNNNNNNNNNNNNNNNNNNNNNNNNNNNNNNNNNNNNNNNNNNNNNNNGGAAGGTTCCGATTGGACCGACATCTGGTGTCTGAGGAGACCggatgttttattgtttaatattccCTTCAGGTTAGATCAGAATTATTTACCTTCCTGGTAAAGTCCTGAGCGGTTTTCTTCTGTCCTGATCTGAACTCCGAGAATTCAacgtgtttttgttgcagttccTCGACTCCCCGGAGACAACCAGGTGTGGGAGTTTGACATCGAGCTGGGGAACACAGCCGAGGACCTCGGAGACGATCCTGGTGAGTTTGTCAAAATCACatcactggaaacaaacaataaacaataaaatgtaacttCCAGAGGACAAAAggtcagaaaacaacagaactgaagaagcaaacagtttttctctccgtttctgtttcctggtgaaataaatgtctgtaactcGGATGTTTGTTGTAGATCTCACGTTTTTTCTCCGCTGCTCCTTCGATCACGGAGTCTGTGATTGGATCTCTGAGCGAGACGGAGATCTGCGCTGGGAGACTGTCACCACTCCTGCAGgtaacacacacgcacacacacacacacacacacacatacacacacacatacacacacacacacacatggacaacCCCACACGAAgccacacagccacacacacacgcactgtAACCTCAGGGTGGGGGTTCAGAGACGAggaaacctggaaaataaagtttttaaaccattaaacacaataaaatgatgTCGGTCTCAGGTGAGCGGTACCTGTCCATCCCTGAGCTGAAGGCGGGACAAAGGAGCATTCGAGGCGCTCGATTGGCCATCCAGATCATCCCTCCCTGGAGCCATGGCGACCTGTGTTTCTCCTTCTCCCATTGGCTGACTGGGCATCACGTGGGCGTCCTGCAGCTGTTCGTCAGGAAAACGGGTCGGGACCGAAGGTACCAGAACTGCACGACCCAACATCTGCTGCTTCTGGGTTCAGCAGGCTGAAAACTcccctctgattggctggttcAGGTTTGGCTCCGCCCTCTGGAGCAGGACAGGTGGACATGGCTGGAGACAGACGCAGGTTACCTTGGCGGCACGTTCTGTGGACGGAGTGAGtcacaaactgacagaagcaGAGTTTCCTCTgctgtggtggtggtgatgatgatggtgatgatgatggtggtgaggatgatggtggtgatgatgatggtggtgatgatgatggtgatggtgatgatgatggtggtgatgatggtgatggtgatggtggtggtgatgatgatgatgatggtggtggtgatgatgatgatgttgatgatggtaatgatgatgatgatgatgatgatggtgatgatgatgatgatggtgatgatggtggtggtgatggagatgatggtgatgatggtgatgatggtgatgatgatgacgatgatggtaatggtgaggatgatgatgacgatgatgatgatggtgatgatgatgatgacgaggacgatggtgatgatgatggtggtggtgatgatggtgatgatgaaggtggtgatgatggtgatgatgaagatgacgATGTGTGCAGGTCTTGCTGAAGGCTGAGCGGAGGAAAGGACGAGGACAGATGGcagttgatgatgtcacactgaGACAGGGGGTGTGTCGATGACATCACTGACGATTTAAAGGAgcattctgctgtttttaatgagGCCATCTTCATCACCTCAGGTCATGGTCGTCCTCAGCCTCTTCTTCTGCCTCCTGCTGGTTTTTCTTCCGTCCgtttaaagtgtaaataaaactacTAGAGTCACAACCAGGAGGATTTCTTTTAGCTCCACCTTCTTTAAGGATCATAATCATCCGATCGTCGGGATTTCAGGTGTAACTCAAGGTCTCAAACTGATAAACTCCAATGGAGTATAAGCCTTACGTTACTGAAAATCTTTCTCTTGACAAATGAGCTGACCTGTTTTCTCAAATTTCAAAGCAGAGTCAAAACTCCCCCCAAGGCTCCTGGCATGTGGCTGATTAGACCTTCACCGTTTAAAAGATTAGATGGTCCAACTAAAATGACTGCAGGAAGACCATCAGAAGGAGGCACCttaatcagatgtctgaacctcctcagctgactcctttcgatgaggaggagcagcagctccacccTGAGGATAGAGCTCCTCCCTCATCCCGGTCACCCTGTGGTGGAAAGACTGGAACtgaacctctgacctctgacctctgacctcgtGAACCCTGAACCTAAGGAAACCCAGGACCGTCCAGCTCCAACAGGAAGCTGCCAGACTctccagtgtttctctgctggtttCAGACTGAGTTCAGAGCAGCAGGAGACAGAGGACCACCGAGCTGAAGATGGTTCTAGATGATCGGAGGGATCCATCCCGGTCCCAAACCCGGTCTTGTTGGAGCTCTAANNNNNNNNNNNNNNNNNNNNNNNNNNNNNNNNNNNNNNNNNNNNNNNNNNNNNNNNNNNNNNNNNNNNNNNNNNNNNNNNNNNNNNNNNNNNNNNNNNNNNNNNNNNNNNNNNNNNNNNNNNNNNNNNNNNNNNNNNNNNNNNNNNNNNNNNNNNNNNNNNNNNNNNNNNNNNNNNNNNNNNNNNNNNNNNNNNNNNNNNNNNNNNNNNNNNNNNNNNNNNNNNNNNNNNNNNNNNNNNNNNNNNNNNNNNNNNNNNNNNNNNNNNNNNNNNNNNNNNNNNNNNNNNNNNNNNNNNNNNNNNNNNNNNNNNNNNNNNNNNNNNNNNNNNNNNNNNNNNNNNNNNNNNNNNNNNNNNNNNNNNNNNNNNNNNNNNNNNNNNNNNNNNNNNNNNNNNNNNNNNNNNNNNNNNNNNNNNNNNNNNNNNNNNNNNNNNNNNNNNNNNNNNNNNNNNNNNNNNNNNNNNNNNNNNNNNNNNNNNNNNNNNNNNNNNNNNNNNNNNNNNNNNNNNNNNNNNNNNNNNNNNNNNNNNNNNNNNNNNNNNNNNNNNNNNNNNNNNNNNNNNNNNNNNNNNNNNNNNNNNNNNNNNNNNNNNNNNNNNNNNNNNNNNNNNNNNNNNNNNNNNNNNNNNNNNNNNNNNNNNNNNNNNNNNNNNNNNNNNNNNNNNNNNNNNNNNNNNNNNNNNNNNNNNNNNNNNNNNNNNNNNNNNNNNNNNNNNNNNNNNNNNNNNNNNNNNNNNNNNNNNNNNNNNNNNNNNNNNNNNNNNNNNNNNNNNNNNNNNNNNNNNNNNNNNNNNNNNNNNNNNNNNNNNNNNNNNNNNNNNNNNNNNNNNNNNNNNNNNNNNNNNNNNNNNNNNNNNNNNNNNNNNNNNNNNNNNNNNNNNNNNNNNNNNNNNNNNNNNNNNNNNNNNNNNNNNNNNNNNNNNNNNNNNNNNNNNNNNNNNNNNNNNNNNNNNNNNNNNNNNNNNNNNNNNNNNNNNNNNNNNNNNNNNNNNNNNNNNNNNNNNNNNNNNNNNNNNNNNNNNNNNNNNNNNNNNNNNNNNNNNNNNNNNNNNNNNNNNNNNNNNNNNNNNNNNNNNNNNNNNNNNNNNNNNNNNNNNNNNNNNNNNNNNNNNNNNNNNNNNNNNNNNNNNNNNNNNNNNNNNNNNNNNNNNNNNNNNNNNNNNNNNNNNNNNNNNNNNNNNNNNNNNNNNNNNNNNNNNNNNNNNNNNNNNNNNNNNNNNNNNNNNNNNNNNNNNNNNNNNNNNNNNNNNNNNNNNNNNNNNNNNNNNNNNNNNNNNNNNNNNNNNNNNNNNNNNNNNNNNNNNNNNNNNNNNNNNNNNNNNNNNNNNNNNNNNNNNNNNNNNNNNNNNNNNNNNNNNNNNNNNNNNNNNNNNNNNNNNNNNNNNNNNNNNNNNNNNNNNNNNNNNNNNNNNNNNNNNNNNNNNNNNNNNNNNNNNNNNNNNNNNNNNNNNNNNNNNNNNNNNNNNNNNNNNNNNNNNNNNNNNNNNNNNNNNNNNNNNNNNNNNNNNNNNNNNNNNNNNNNNNNNNNNNNNNNNNNNNNNNNNNNNNNNNNNNNNNNNNNNNNNNNNNNNNNNNNNNNNNNNNNNNNNNNNNNNaacccggtcctgttggagctctaaacccggtcctgttggagctctaaacccggtcctgttggagctctaaacccggtcctgttggagctctaaacccggtcctgttggagctctaaacccacaCTCATTAGTATAAACAGCTGATAAATCTGgtagaaaactgcatttacaacGCATCCGGAAAGTGTTCACAGTGCTGCCCTTTTTATGTTACAGCCTTTTTCCAATATGACAATGTGAAAAAGAAGTGTTGAGATTTAAAATAGAATTTTATGTTCATTAGATGTTTGTAGAAGAtctagaaagaaaaacaacttcaacacGTTTCCTGGGAACCCTGGAGATCAGAGAAGTATTCACACTTTGTTACAGACTTATTCCAAGGTGTTCCTTAAACTTCTACACACAAATACCCCATTATGACAATGTGAGAAAAAGTTTTAgagatttttgtaaatttattaaaactagaAAAGCCTTTGTTTAATACTTTGTTGATCCACCTCTGGCAGCCATTACAGCCTGAAGTTTTTATGAATATTCTGCTACAAGCTCAGAACTCCTGTCTGTAGACAGTTTggcccattcttctttgcaGTACCTCTCACGCTCCATCAGGTTGGATAGGAGACGTCTGTGCAGCCATTTTCAGATCTCTCTGAAAATCTCCTCGTCACATCTGCATGTTGATTCGCAGGCATCGCCGTAGCCCCGCCCACGGAGAACAGGAAGTTACGCGTTTTCGTTCAAGGATGTCATTCTTTGGCCTGGCTCAGATATCAGACGACATGTGGAGGGTAAATGGTCATAAAGGCCGTGACTTCCTGCTGGAAGGCGTGGTCACGGCGGCGCAGCCAACTTCAGGATCGTTGGTCTAAATCCGGGGTGCTCATTACGTCGATCGCGATCTACTGGTCAATCGCAGCgtgacattaaaaaatatttgtcagcCAATCAAACATCCCGTCACTTGATTGACATACAGGGCAACCATTCAACCATTCAACCATTCAGATGACACCTGAATTTTGACCTTTAGGTCACCGCGCATGCGTAAACGACGGCGTTTGCGCAGCAAAGCTTACAAGCTAGTTCGCAAATTACCTCCGTTNNNNNNNNNNNNNNNNNNNNNNNNNNNNNNNNNNNNNNNNNNNNNNNNNNNNNNNNNNNNNNNNNNNNNNNNNNNNNNNNNNNNNNNNNNNNNNNNNNNNTGTAGTTGTAGCAGTAGGTGTAGTTGTAGCAGGTGTTGATGTTGTGGTCGTAGCAACAGTGGAGGGAGCCAAAGATGTTGTTGCTATGGTAACAGTGGAGGTGGTAGCCTCGGCTGTTGTGGAGGGAGCAGCGGTACCGCTGGTTCTGGGTCTCGGCGGTTCTAAAACCACTCTGGGGATGActggaagaataaaaacaaaacaaaaacgctgGCCTCAAACAGCCGTCtctgtttccatgacaacaccATCTTTAGCCAGGCGACAGGTAATCAGGATTCTGACGGAGCTGCAGATTCACCAATAATTGACCTTCTTCTGCTGCGACCCAACAAACTGATCAGTCTTCATATAAATCAGGAATCCCATATTTATTTGGAGGAAAACCCACCCGAGATGTTTACAGTTCCCTGAGGGCGGGAGGTAAGTGTGTCTCAGGAAGAAaaccagaggaagaggagcagtcTGCTGCCCCGGAGCTTCTCCGAATAACTAATCCTCTCTGACACTGTGGCATCTGCATGAAATCTACAGATAAATGAGTAAAAGTTGGCCCATCCTGTTCAGCTGCCGCTCACATCAGGTGACTGATTCCATGTGAAGTGTAAATAACACCTGTGAGCAGGTGTTGGTACCTCTGCAGCCGTTGTCCTTACAGCTGCACTTTGGAGACGACGGATTCAGAGAGCAGAACAGCCGAGTGTCCTTATCTGGTtacagagacataaaaacatcaacatgaaGCTTTAACCAACCCGCTGTTTAAAAATAGGATAATATTACAAACTAAGACTTGCATTAATTCTTCTTTTGatacaaataaaagtttaaaatgtccaaaaatgatcaaaaatcaaaaactgtgcTGCCTGAAACTTCCAAACCTAAAACAAAGGATGATTACAAAGAGTGCTGATGTTCAGAGTTAAATCAGACTTTTAGTTTAGAAGTTAAAGAGTTGCAGTTGTGTAAATCAGAATAACCTGAGAGGATCCTTTCTGGGACTTTGCTGCTGCTTACACCAAGAAAACGGCACCAAAAGGCCAAAAGTTGGTCCTAACACTTTAGGAGCAGTTTTTATTAACTCCAGAAGGTTCCTAACAGACCGAAACCACCCAGAAGAACCGCTCCAATCCCCTAAACCAGTTGTTCCCAAAGTTGAGGTTGAGTTGTggtatttttattaaaccttttgttccagagttttggaaaaactgacaAGACAGACAAGACATGAGTCCAGCTCGTCTTCTTTCCTGCGTCCTCACAGATCAGTGTGACGCAGGTGAAACCTCACCGATGCAGGCGTAGCGCCCGTCGATGTACGTCAGTTTGAAGCCCAGGTGACATTTACAGATGAAGCTGCCGAACGTGTTGATGCACTTCCTGCGATGGGGACACACGTCTCCGCCCGACACGCACTCGTTGATGTCTGCGGAGACCGAACGGCGTCAGGTCAGCAAAACAACACGTCACGATCCAGAAAACACCCGTGCACACCGACTGACCGACACAGGAGCGCCTGTCTGGACCCAGACGTAACCCCGGAGACGGACAGGTACATCGCACCTGTCCCTTCAGGACCTCACAGCCGTACTGACAGTTGGCATGGTAACAGGTCCTCACATCTGGAGGTTCAGAGGAAACAAACCAGTTCAATCAACTTCAAACCACTGTTGATCACAGATAACTAACGAGTCTACAATCCCTCCTTCGACTGTTAGAGGCTCCtgcaactacctgataacagTAAAGCTTGGGCTGTCTGTTCTGTCCCCTGTGGGGTTCTTCCTGTCAGACTATCTGGTCAGACGTGTTTCATAAACTCACTCCTGCAGCTGCCGTCCGGCTGCAGCGCGTAGCCGTCCAGACAGAAACACTTGAAGCTGCCCGGCGTGTTCATGCAGCGGTGCTTACAGGGCCGAGGCTTCAGGCCGCACTCGTTCAGCTCTGAGACACGGAGAGAGACAGGANNNNNNNNNNNNNNNNNNNNNNNNNNNNNNNNNNNNNNNNNNNNNNNNNNNNNNNNNNNNNNNNNNNNNNNNNNNNNNNNNNNNNNNNNNNNNNNNNNNNNNNNNNNNNNNNNNNNNNNNNNNNNNNNNNNNNNNNNNNNNNNNNNNNNNNNNNNNNNNNNNNNNNNNNNNNNNNNNNNNNNNNNNNNNNNNNNNNNNNNNNNNNNNNNNNNNNNNNNNNNNNNNNNNNNNNNNNNNNNNNNNNNNNNNNNNNNNNNNNNNNNNNNNNNNNNNNNNNNNNNNNNNNNNNNNNNNNNNNNNNNNNNNNNNNNNNNNNNNNNNNNNNNNNNNNNNNNNNNNNNNNNNNNNNNNNNNNNNNNNNNNNNNNNNNNNNNNNNNNNNNNNNNNNNNNNNNNNNNNNNNNNNNNNNNNNNNNNNNNNNNNNNNNNNNNNNNNNNNNNNNNNNNNNNNNNNNNNNNNNNNNNNNNNNNNNNNNNNNNNNNNNNNNNNNNNNNNNNNNNNNNNNNNNNNNNNNNNNNNNNNNNNNNNNNNNNNNNNNNNNNNNNNNNNNNNNNNNNNNNNNNNNNNNNNNNNNNNNNNNNNNNNNNNNNNNNNNNNNNNNNNNNNNNNNNNNNNNNNNNNNNNNNNNNNNNNNNNNNNNNNNNNNNNNNNNNNNNNNNNNNNNNNNNNNNNNNNNNNNNNNNNNNNNNNNNNNNNNNNNNNNNNNNNNNNNNNNNNNNNNNNNNNNNNNNNNNNNNNNNNNNNNNNNNNNNNNNNNNNNNNNNNNNNNNNNNNNNNNNNNNNNNNNNNNNNNNNNNNNNNNNNNNNNNNNNNNNNNNNNNNNNNNNNNNNNNNNNNNNNNNNNNNNNNNNNNNNNNNNNNNNNNNNNNNNNNNNNNNNNNNNNNNNNNNNNNNNNNNNNNNNNNNNNNNNNNNNNNNNNNNNNNNNNNNNNNNNNNNNNNNNNNNNNNNNNNNNNNNNNNNNNNNNNNNNNNNNNNNNNNNNNNNNNNNNNNNNNNNNNNNNNNNNNNNNNNNNNNNNNNNNNNNNNNNNNNNNNNNNNNNNNNNNNNNNNNNNNNNNNNNNNNNNNNNNNNNNgatgtgtgtgtgttggtgtgtgtgtgtgtgtgggtgtgtgtaggtgtgtgtgtgttggtgtgtgtgtgtgtgtgttggtgtgtgtatcagaatgtgtgtgtttcgGGGTCTGCAGGTAAAACACGCCCTCACAGGTCAAACAGGCATGACAGGAATGTGTCTGCTCCCTCTGAGGCATGATGGGAAATATTCGTCTGAGAGCGACCGCAGCGAGCTGCCAGCGCTCCCTGGGCCCAGATCCGGACCGGGTCGGTCCAGAACCCGACATCTGTACACAAACACTGCTGGTTACCGTGGTTACAGGCCTTGCCGGTGTATCCCGGGTGACATTTGCATCTGTCTGGTCCGACACAGTCTCCATGTTTACAGCCCTGCTGACAgtgagctgcacacacacacacacgcacacacacacacacccacacgcacacagacacacacacacacacgcacacagacacacacacacacccacacgcacacagacacacacgcacacagacacacacacacacgcacacacacgcacacacacacgcacacacacacgcacacacacatgcacacacacacacgtatgaACATGTTGAACTGACTCCAGATCAGTCGTAGATCAGGTGTTTCTGTTTATCATTAAtgataaaaaccaaacactggTTTACAGAATTCTGCCAACATCTGGATTTAGGTCCGTTTCCCTCCTGTGATCTGCTGCAGAGGTTCTGATCCGAGGTTCTCCTGAAGTTCTGCTCTGACTGAGGGATGAAGAACCTTCTGTagaacctgaagagctgctgaggagcagagaaacatctaaaacgtgcaggctggtgttcctccaggaccaggacccgGGACGGGCACCAGG contains the following coding sequences:
- the LOC108229792 gene encoding nephronectin (The sequence of the model RefSeq protein was modified relative to this genomic sequence to represent the inferred CDS: added 265 bases not found in genome assembly); the protein is TTPTATTTTTTTTPSTTTTPATTPSTVTSITPSTATSTALPTAEVDTPPSAPPPVVTTVAPTTASLVTTTLNNRINKDVTHRQRGDVHIPRLPGDNQVWEFDIELGNTAEDLGDDPDLTFFLRCSFDHGVCDWISERDGDLRWETVTTPAGERYLSIPELKAGQRSIRGARLAIQIIPPWSHGDLCFSFSHWLTGHHVGVLQLFVRKTGRDRRFGSALWSRTGGHGWRQTQVTLAARSVDGVLLKAERRKGRGQMAVDDVTLRQGVCR